A genomic segment from Candidatus Leptovillus gracilis encodes:
- a CDS encoding alpha/beta hydrolase: MSTKQTRHTFMVEGHQLVAYGFNTHLSQTPIVLLHGITASANSWLVGPPPVLAHYPWYSLSLPGHFPAQFPLGFASADLTPELVARLLSTAVRQLVGGRPVILIGHSTGGFAALAVAATAPELVAGVVCISGFVQGRWTGVLGMLQGLARNGRFAQSLFKANFKLLGQNRWYYRQALGFYARDKKALYTHPELAAFIALNHPDARRLSSAAMLTWFQRMPQTDITDWLTAVTAPTLVLFGDSDPIVPPAQGERIAAGLPQSQKVVFSGVGHLPTSERTPEFRRVLADWLNDHKNRTG, from the coding sequence ATGTCAACGAAGCAAACTCGACACACTTTCATGGTAGAGGGCCATCAATTGGTCGCTTATGGCTTTAACACCCATCTGTCACAAACACCGATCGTTCTTTTACATGGCATTACAGCCTCTGCCAACTCCTGGTTAGTGGGACCGCCGCCGGTATTGGCGCACTATCCCTGGTATTCGCTCAGCCTGCCAGGGCATTTTCCGGCACAGTTTCCTCTGGGATTTGCATCAGCCGATTTGACGCCAGAATTAGTGGCCCGCTTGTTGAGTACGGCCGTGCGCCAGTTGGTCGGCGGGCGACCTGTCATCCTCATCGGGCACTCGACGGGTGGTTTTGCCGCGCTGGCCGTGGCTGCCACAGCGCCAGAATTGGTGGCCGGTGTGGTGTGTATCTCTGGATTTGTGCAAGGGCGTTGGACGGGCGTTTTAGGAATGCTGCAAGGACTGGCTAGAAACGGCCGTTTCGCCCAAAGTCTGTTCAAAGCCAATTTCAAGCTCTTGGGGCAAAACAGATGGTACTATCGGCAAGCCCTCGGGTTCTATGCCCGAGACAAAAAAGCCCTTTACACGCATCCTGAACTAGCCGCCTTCATCGCCCTAAACCACCCAGACGCCAGGCGGCTGAGCAGTGCGGCCATGCTTACCTGGTTTCAGCGGATGCCGCAAACCGACATCACCGATTGGTTAACGGCCGTTACCGCGCCCACGCTGGTTCTTTTTGGCGACAGCGACCCCATCGTGCCGCCGGCGCAAGGCGAACGGATTGCCGCTGGTCTGCCGCAAAGCCAAAAGGTGGTTTTTTCAGGCGTGGGTCATTTACCCACGTCAGAACGGACGCCTGAGTTTCGTCGTGTCTTGGCCGACTGGTTGAACGACCATAAAAATCGAACCGGCTGA
- a CDS encoding nitroreductase family deazaflavin-dependent oxidoreductase encodes MWAIRHVVAPLDRRLYLWTNGRFLTTGRPLAPTLLLTTTGRQSGQPRTTPVFYLRDSGRIILCNVNPGFERPNPWTLNIRAQPAVDVQIGGWNGCYHARDATNEEVSHYWPQLVQMWPAYQQHFARSGQRSIFVLEENHRADAPVQ; translated from the coding sequence GTGTGGGCTATCAGGCACGTGGTAGCGCCGTTGGACCGCCGGTTGTATCTGTGGACGAACGGCCGTTTCCTCACCACCGGACGTCCCCTCGCCCCCACACTGCTGCTGACCACCACCGGTCGCCAAAGCGGCCAGCCGCGCACCACGCCGGTCTTTTACCTACGCGACAGCGGCCGCATCATTCTCTGCAATGTCAACCCCGGCTTTGAACGGCCAAACCCGTGGACGCTGAACATCCGCGCCCAGCCTGCTGTTGACGTGCAAATTGGGGGGTGGAACGGCTGTTACCACGCCAGGGATGCCACCAACGAAGAGGTATCCCACTACTGGCCGCAGTTGGTGCAGATGTGGCCAGCGTATCAGCAGCACTTTGCGCGCAGCGGGCAGCGTTCTATTTTTGTTTTAGAAGAAAATCACCGAGCCGATGCGCCAGTTCAATGA
- a CDS encoding flavodoxin domain-containing protein codes for MKALVVYDSVFGNTEKVAQAIAAALQTTAVPVGQAAPDQLEGLDLLIVGSPTRSFRPTEGASQLLNALSKNHLAGAGVAAFDTRIDLTTIDSSVFRFIVDKGGYAANTIGKMLEKKGGRLLASPEGFLVTGEQGPLKDGELERAAAWSAQIVLHG; via the coding sequence ATGAAAGCTTTGGTCGTCTACGACTCAGTTTTCGGCAACACGGAAAAAGTGGCCCAGGCCATTGCTGCGGCGCTGCAAACAACCGCTGTGCCAGTCGGCCAGGCTGCGCCCGATCAACTCGAAGGACTGGATTTGTTAATTGTTGGCTCGCCTACACGCAGCTTCCGCCCCACGGAGGGTGCCTCGCAATTGCTAAACGCCCTCTCTAAGAACCATCTGGCCGGCGCTGGCGTGGCCGCCTTCGATACCCGCATCGATCTGACGACAATTGATTCGTCCGTCTTTCGCTTTATTGTGGATAAAGGTGGTTACGCAGCCAATACCATTGGCAAAATGTTGGAGAAGAAAGGCGGCCGTCTACTGGCATCGCCGGAGGGTTTTCTCGTTACCGGCGAACAAGGACCGCTAAAAGATGGCGAATTGGAGCGGGCTGCGGCCTGGAGCGCGCAAATCGTTCTTCACGGATAG
- a CDS encoding GTP-binding protein — protein MRQGSQVYPRRQLPQKLTAQGLLDFIEGGGFKKLLRSKGFLWLASDTDMAASN, from the coding sequence TTGCGTCAGGGCAGCCAGGTGTATCCTCGTCGGCAGCTTCCCCAGAAACTTACTGCCCAGGGACTGCTGGACTTCATTGAGGGTGGCGGCTTCAAGAAACTGCTGCGTTCCAAAGGCTTTCTCTGGCTCGCCAGCGATACCGACATGGCTGCTTCCAACTGA